One window from the genome of Eriocheir sinensis breed Jianghai 21 chromosome 15, ASM2467909v1, whole genome shotgun sequence encodes:
- the LOC126999018 gene encoding uncharacterized protein LOC126999018 isoform X1, translating to MSLYLKRVGREETFVISPDKEKILIGRSIQCDISFPSLHISRQHCQIIRSPPNGALVIKNIRDTNCTYVNEVKLQDPDVCAELRIGSRIGLGVPLELATEDGIRNSNYVFLKLEGLQSSLQTRQSGTRRTEVGRNSEMGVHLQSGEPPPVITLSDRSPETACVQGDGGNCLISNHTNQEQRVPTIGLRPHEESSIEDLNSELVPAGSICSTSHDGPPVALQNGRSGSSCAATTSDALGLKGRLQQYTAVSEAGSAEEFNHMRQPESTTETSHKVKPNIITSKNSVDPMQANNSCHKPIQACNREYESDPSLAKKVDDQKGEISVSKKMVCQPTSVSNISSAQSQSATSGTIKDNEEPSSFISIDLTRTDPDSPSCSYFTGDTSKKEQLKKIIATNLTSLASPEVKIISSPETSQAKRKRFNDEPPSGSSEVSIKKKFKRTNLDANKSEVSKDEDIDSGNLIFPIDKKQNSHESGQNKALKDSDDESLFLMEKPKENINKSSQNELSESCDSGSESLVCVEAAKQKLNKCKSQKASSDSDSDSDSLFFKRESGSKCAQSKASADSSSSDSEPLPHKRKCSLNPNLIYSSDDSDIQVCPLEKETHTQKSVEKRDLPSCLNVHPQKCTVILTKLPSYISKDSTVEVDRHSFIEDSSASSSKRENENTENKSCFDNSDRSKSSQKNHYKRKRKRKAGSEYYSSHRYEEGVMQKHTTTEQMKYDRMQDESVGEHSSHPVIENTTRENNREGSGVPRRSESISASSVSLTSADSKQSNKVIETNEDSKEPTSKNDEKLKEPSKNAVEVSTEIKIKVEPGVSCKGEENDLSVENDADKDEVVFMYSQAGDEIWISSDEEEETPPSANASTCLDEALDFFFVDEDEQKIANAERCSSPENMPAEVDGEMDNHGCSDDEDQWFPILSQSFLDSPDEEADKDEECNRDSKDAPPNTIDSEPSPGPSGLSEPLPDSEEDESDNWWPILSQGFFDDDEPEVEEKEEDIVGTIDNNELEAEGSSDSTRAGDTSYLQSVIKKVKKKSPPRTSQLTEAKIPLHSSRKNNQKKSNQMETGNFNKTSGSSTTVKKNNDEKKQKQSASKIVEPVNKIGKKNKSQDLRKTLTSKFNLDSYKATIECRSKEKHHLVSKNKSKPNKPPLGPPHCKSSNEKTIHSKDSENISIQKKDKSVDPTSQDKVHFKVAAKNTRKSRFEKLIDCDIFSKPSKSTVTPKNKGFKIPKSSGSRTSGTPSVHSEAQGCRSVLDKRKQTKVAENKGEHALPDTAEPQPGSSSENRHIKKQTLSSAPTAVRNDTSERTDEICKDLQRVELKCKPKRVHFPQEEENLVQVFLIPPRKNGERSGPPSVRTKETLPEEMILHRKNVPQYYMELFVYQVCRWNYDWLDSYHAAQEYYRAGVSRKIPPPPPVVNSTNNPTLILYNSYNDYKETHSCLFYLELWEKIYKDWILNKNKNHDLQVSIEFVKPAHVKTSSNSLKFWAVKLIVPIPQQHNVSFHDFRQGTLIALKIRKEAKRSVIFGYIDYMMNNKQMAVASQNQGPAQMSHSSFSLGIRVAKETIQTVKPGTMVTMNWISYLRPSSRIWENLCKLPLSPLCNDILSPSPASFSCERETKYLVKNFPLNEVQEKAVTTVSSKCMYDSYIPKLSLIHGPPGTGKTSTIVALVAQLVIMGRSSGQGSKPHTRLLICAPSNAAVDELTLRLVQLRDTGLNLRVVRVGFKTSNHPLVRNVTLDQLVSKQMRMEISAPRCESAKQEWQRRRILVQEVAEELERARKEGRHNEIRQLEVRLNEMARAKADFEKSFTSQPSTREKYELEQKWQREFLLNAEVLTTTLNSCVSGVMGEVLGKYQYHFTCCIVDEAGQCQETEALLPLLLGIRKMVLVGDHHQLPATVLSQVALSKNLKQSLFERIHHRLVLELQREDLVHTLKMQYRMHPEIVAWPAQHFYMNKLTTSPALAVQANVILQPYIIFDLKNSQEERLNNQEMYNPAEASLVYMLLGVLQPHLSKKTVGIITPYQRQRIYLEEKLAKFKAIINLSINTIDGFQGQERDVIILSFVRANNSASIGFLSHRQRLNVALTRAKKTCYIVASLSSFEGNEDWKSLIRNGRTRGLVCPVSSREENDENFLRSVVVRRDYNK from the exons ATGTCCCTCTACCTGAAAcgagtgggaagggaggagacattTGTTATTTCCCCCGACAAGGAAAAG ATATTGATTGGTCGCAGTATACAGTGTGATATAAGTTTCCCCAGCCTGCACATCTCCAGACAGCACTGCCAGATTATACGGTCACCTCCAAATGGTGCTCTTGTCATTAAAAACATAAGG GACACTAACTGTACATATGTGAATGAAGTGAAACTTCAGGATCCTGATGTGTGTGCAGAGCTTCGAATTGGGTCTCGTATTGGCCTTGGTGTACCCCTTGAGCTTGCCACAGAGGATGGCATACGCAACAGCAATTATGTTTTTCTTAAACTTGAAGGGTTGCAGTCATCTTTGCAGACAAGG caaagtggaacaagaagaacagaagTCGGAAGAAACAGTGAAATGGGAGTTCATTTACAATCAGGTGAACCTCCTCCAGTTATCACCCTCTCAGACCGCTCTCCAGAGACAGCTTGTGTACAGGGTGATGGTGGAAACTGCCTGATATCTAATCATACCAACCAGGAACAAAGAGTACCTACTATAGGGCTGAGACCCCATGAGGAATCATCCATTGAGGACTTGAACTCAGAATTAGTGCCTGCTGGAAGCATTTGCTCAACATCTCATGATGGACCTCCAGTTGCCTTGCAAAATGGGAGGTCAGGGTCATCATGTGCTGCCACAACTAGTGATGCATTAGGTCTGAAAGGAAGACTTCAACAATATACTGCTGTCAGTGAAGCTGGAAGTGCAGAGGAGTTTAACCATATGAGACAACCAGAAAGTACTACTGAGACTTCTCATAAAGTGAAACCAAATATAATTACAAGTAAAAATTCTGTGGACCCCATGCAAGCCAATAATTCCTGCCATAAACCTATACAAGCTTGTAACAGAGAATATGAATCTGATCCATCTTTAGCAAAAAAAGTTGATGACCAAAAAGGTGAGATTTCAGTAAGCAAAAAAATGGTCTGTCAACCAACTTCTGTTAGTAATATTAGCTCAGCACAATCTCAAAGTGCAACATCAGGTACTATCAAGGATAATGAAGAACCCAGCTCTTTCATTAGCATTGATTTGACTCGCACAGATCCAGATTCACCTTCCTGCAGTTATTTTACTGGGGACACTTCCAAGAAAGAGCAGCTAAAGAAAATCATAGCCACTAATCTAACTTCCTTAGCCTCACCGGAAGTTAAAATTATTTCGTCACCAGAAACATCACAAGCAAAAAGGAAGAGATTCAATGATGAACCTCCTAGTGGTTCAAGTGAAGTTTCCATAAAGAAGAAATTCAAGAGAACTAATCTGGATGCAAATAAGAGTGAAGTATCAAAGGATGAGGACATTGATAGTGGTAATTTGATATTTCCAATAGATAAAAAACAGAATTCACATGAAAGTGGTCAAAACAAAGCTTTAAAAGACAGTGATGATGAGTCATTATTTCTCATGGAAAAACCTAAAGAAAATATCAACAAATCAAGTCAAAATGAATTATCAGAAAGCTGTGACAGTGGGAGTGAGTCATTAGTGTGCGTGGAAGCAGCTAAGCAGAAATTAAATAAGTGCAAATCACAAAAGGCTTCATCAGatagtgacagtgacagtgattcCTTATTTTTTAAAAGGGAATCTGGTAGCAAATGTGCTCAAAGTAAGGCTTCAgcagacagtagtagtagtgacagtgaGCCATTACCACATAAGAGGAAGTGTAGTCTCAATCCAAATTTAATATACAGTTCAGATGATTCAGACATTCAAGTTTGTCCTCTagagaaggaaacacacacacaaaaaagtgttGAAAAGAGGGATTTGCCTTCATGTTTAAATGTTCATCCCCAAAAGTGTACAGTTATATTAACCAAATTGCCTTCCTACATCTCTAAAGACTCAACAGTTGAAGTAGATAGACACTCTTTCATAGAAGATTCTTCTGCAAGTTCaagtaagagagaaaatgagaatacaGAAAATAAATCTTGTTTTGATAACTCTGATAGAAGTAAGTCATCTCAGAAAAATCATTATAaacgtaagaggaaaaggaaagctgGCAGTGAGTACTATTCTTCTCATAGATACGAGGAGGGAGTAATGCAGAAACATACCACAACAGAGCAAATGAAGTATGATAGAATGCAGGATGAAAGTGTAGGTGAACATTCTTCCCATCCAGTCATTGAAAATACCACTAGGGAAAATAACAGGGAAGGCTCTGGTGTTCCTCGTCGGAGTGAAAGTATTTCTGCCTCATCAGTCTCTCTTACTTCTGCTGACTCGAAACAAAGTAACAAAGTTATTGAAACTAACGAGGATTCTAAGGAACCTACCTCTAAGAAtgatgaaaaattaaaagaacCAAGCAAAAATGCTGTTGAGGTATCAACAGAAATCAAAATAAAGGTTGAACCTGGTGTATCATgtaaaggtgaagaaaatgatCTTTCAGTAGAAAATGATGCTGATAAAGATGAAGTAGTATTTATGTACTCTCAGGCGGGTGATGAAATATGGATATCtagtgatgaagaagaggaaacccCTCCATCAGCTAATGCTTCCACATGCCTAGATGAAGCATTGGATTTCTTCTTTGTAGACGAGGATGAACAAAAAATAGCCAATGCTGAAAGATGCAGTTCTCCTGAAAATATGCCTGCTGAGGTTGATGGTGAAATGGATAACCATGGTTGCAGTGATGATGAGGATCAATGGTTCCCTATCCTTTCACAGTCATTCCTAGACAGCCCTGATGAGGAGGCtgataaagatgaagaatgtAACAGGGATTCTAAAGATGCTCCTCCAAATACAATAGATTCTGAACCCTCACCTGGACCTAGTGGATTGAGTGAACCATTGCCTGATAGTGAGGAAGATGAAAGTGATAATTGGTGGCCAATTCTCTCACAAGGCTTTTTCGATGATGATGAAccagaggtggaagagaaggaggaggatattgtAGGCACCATTGACAACAATGAATTAGAGGCTGAAGGTAGCAGTGACTCAACCAGAGCTGGTGACACATCATACCTTCAGTCTGtcataaaaaaggtaaaaaagaagagcCCTCCACGTACATCTCAGTTGACAGAAGCCAAGATTCCTCTGCATAGTTCAAGAAAAAACAACCAGAAGAAAAGTAATCAGATGGAAACTGGTAATTTTAACAAAACATCAGGGTCATCAACCACTGTCAagaaaaacaatgatgaaaagaaacaaaagcaaaGTGCATCAAAAATTGTAGAACCTGTGAATAAAAtagggaaaaagaataaaagccaAGACTTGCGAAAAACTTTAACTTCTAAATTTAACTTGGATTCATATAAAGCCACCATAGAATGTCGAAGTAAAGAAAAGCATCATCTAGTCAGCAAAAACAAAAGTAAACCAAACAAGCCTCCTTTGGGTCCTCCTCATTGCAAGAGTTCAAATGAGAAAACTATACATTCTAAAGACAGTGAAAATATATCCATCCAGAAGAAAGATAAATCTGTGGATCCCACCTCACAGGATAAGGTTCATTTTAAGGTGGCAGCTAAAAATACGAGAAAGTCACGTTTTGAGAAACTGATAGACTGTGATATTTTCTCTAAACCATCAAAAAGCACAGTTACCCCAAAGAATAAGGGTTTCAAGATTCCAAAGTCTTCTGGTAGTAGAACATCAGGTACTCCATCTGTGCATAGTGAAGCACAAGGATGTAGATCAGTATTggataagagaaaacaaacaaaggtaGCAGAGAATAAAGGTGAACATGCGCTTCCAGATACAGCAGAGCCTCAGCCAGGAAGCAGTTCAGAAAATAGACACATTAAAAAGCAGACTTTGTCTTCAGCACCAACTGCTGTAAGGAATGACACCTCTGAAAGGACTGATGAAATAtgtaaagatttacaaagggtaGAATTAAAGTGTAAACCTAAAAGAGTTCACTTTCCACAGGAGGAAGAGAATCTAGTCCAAGTTTTCTTGATTCCTCCccggaaaaatggagaaagatcAGGTCCGCCAAGTGTAAGGACGAAGGAGACATTACCTGAAGAAATGATCCTTCACAGAAAAAATGTTCCCCAATATTATATGGAGTTGTTTGTCTACCAAGTGTGCCGCTGGAATTATGATTGGCTGGATTCCTACCACGCTGCTCAAGAGTACTATCGAGCTGGTGTATCAAGGAagattcctccaccaccaccagttgtCAACAGTACAAATAACCCAACTCTTATTCTTTATAACTCATATAATGACTACAAAGAAACACATAGCTGCCTATTCTATCTAGAACTTTGGGAAAAAATTTATAAGGATTGGATCCTCAATAAGAACAAGAATCATGATTTACAGGTATCAATTGAGTTTGTGAAACCAGCACATGTCAAAACTTCTTCTAATTCATTGAAGTTTTGGGCTGTCAAGTTAATAGTACCAATTCCACAACAACATAATGTAAGTTTTCATGACTTTCGGCAGGGAACTCTGATTGCCCTTAAGATTCGAAAAGAAGCCAAGAGGAGTGTTATATTTGGTTACATTGATTACATGATGAATAACAAACAGATGGCAGTTGCCTCTCAAAACCAAGGACCTGCCCAGATGAGCCATAGCAGCTTTTCACTAGGAATCAGAGTTGCTAAAGAAACAATTCAAACAGTAAAGCCTGGAACAATGGTTACTATGAATTGGATTTCTTATCTTCGTCCCAGTAGCAGAATTTGGGAGAATTTGTGTAAGTTACCTCTTTCACCCTTATGTAATGACATTTTGTCTCCATCTCCTGCATCATTTTCATGTGAAAGGGAAACTAAATATTTGGTTAAAAATTTTCCACTTAATGAGGTGCAAGAGAAAGCTGTGACTACAGTAAGCAGCAAATGCATGTATGACTCTTATATTCCAAAACTGAGCCTCATCCATGGGCCTCCTGGAACAGGCAAGACAAGCACTATTGTTGCACTTGTTGCACAGTTGGTGATAATGGGAAGAAGTTCAGGTCAAGGAAGTAAGCCTCACACTAGGCTGTTGATATGTGCTCCATCTAATGCTGCTGTTGATGAACTGACATTGAGACTGGTTCAGTTGCGGGATACTGGACTAAATCTTCGGGTTGTAAGAGTAGGATTCAAAACCAGCAATCATCCTTTGGTAAGAAATGTCACTTTAGATCAATTAGTAAGCAAACAAATGAGAATGGAAATCTCCGCACCGAGATGTGAGTCTGCTAAGCAGGAGTGGCAGAGGAGAAGAATTCTGGTGCAAGAAGTTGCTGAGGAGCTGGAAAGAGcccggaaggaagggagacataaTGAGATACGACAGCTAGAAGTTCGTCTAAATGAAATGGCAAGAGCTAAAGCAGATTTTGAGAAAAGCTTTACAAGTCAGCCATCTACTCGTGAGAAGTATGAACTAGAACAAAAGTGGCAGCGAGAATTCCTACTAAATGCAGAAGTTCTTACCACCACCCTCAACAGTTGTGTGTCAGGGGTCATGGGAGAAGTGCTTGGCAAATACCAATACCACTTCACATGCTGCATTGTGGATGAAGCAGGGCAATGTCAAGAGACAGAGGCTTTATTACCTCTTCTTCTTGGCATCAGGAAAATGGTGTTGGTAGGTGACCACCACCAGCTGCCAGCTACTGTACTGTCCCAGGTGGCCTTAAGCAAGAATCTGAAGCAGTCTCTATTTGAACGAATCCACCATCGCCTGGTTCTGGAGCTGCAGCGAGAGGATCTTGTACATACACTAAAAATGCAGTACCGCATGCACCCTGAAATAGTGGCATGGCCAGCTCAACATTTCTACATGAATAAACTCACCACTTCTCCTGCATTGGCCGTACAAGCCAATGTCATTCTCCAGCCATACATAATTTTTGATCTCAAG